From Coffea arabica cultivar ET-39 chromosome 10e, Coffea Arabica ET-39 HiFi, whole genome shotgun sequence, one genomic window encodes:
- the LOC113712065 gene encoding serine hydroxymethyltransferase 2, mitochondrial: MAMAIALRRLCSSSSSSSSLRPLSSRVSSVYRMSSVANQAVGEKENSRITWIKQLNAPLEEIDPEIADIIELEKARQWKGLELIPSENFTSTSVMQAVGSIMTNKYSEGYPGARYYGGNEYIDMAERLCQTRALEAFNLDPTKWGVNVQSLSGSPANFQVYTALLKPHERIMALDLPHGGHLSHGYQTDTKKISAVSIFFETMPYRLDESTGYIDYDQLEKSATLFRPKLIVAGASAYARLYDYQRIRKVCDKQKAVMLADMAHISGLVAAGVIPSPFEFADVVTTTTHKSLRGPRGAMIFFRKGVKEINKQGQEVMYDYEDKINQAVFPGLQGGPHNHTISALAVALKQAMTPEYKAYQEQVLSNCSKFAETLLASGYELVSGGTDNHLVLVNLRNKGIDGSRVEKVLESVHIAANKNTVPGDVSAMVPGGIRMGTPALTSRGFAEEDFVEVAKFFDAAVKLALKIKAETKGTKLKDFVAAMKDANLQSEITKLRHEVEEYAKQFPTIGFEKETMKHKD, encoded by the exons ATGGCAATGGCGATTGCTCTTCGAAGACTctgctcttcttcttcctcgtcCTCCTCCCTCAGACCTCTCTCCTCCCGCGTCTCCTCCGTCTATCGGATG TCTTCTGTGGCGAATCAAGCTGTAGGTGAAAAGGAAAATTCACGTATCACG TGGATAAAACAATTGAATGCACCGCTAGAGGAGATTGATCCGGAAATTGCTGACATCATCGAGCTCGAAAAAGCCAGGCAATGGAAG GGACTTGAGCTTATACCATCTGAGAACTTTACGTCGACTTCGGTGATGCAAGCGGTTGGGTCGATAATGACGAACAAGTATAGTGAGGGGTACCCTGGTGCTAGATACTACGGAGGAAATGA GTACATTGACATGGCTGAGAGATTGTGTCAGACGAGAGCTTTAGAAGCTTTTAATTTGGACCCTACAAAATGGGGAG TGAATGTTCAGTCATTATCTGGATCACCTGCAAATTTTCAAGTGTATACTGCTTTGCTCAAACCTCATGAAAGGATAATGGCACTTGATCTTCCTCATGGTGGACATCTTTCACATGGTTATCAG ACTGACACAAAGAAGATATCTGCAGTCTCAATTTTTTTTGAGACAATGCCTTACAGACTGGATGAGAGCACAGGGTATATTGACTATGACCAG TTAGAGAAGAGTGCAACACTATTTAGGCCAAAGCTGATTGTAGCTGGTGCAAGTGCTTATGCACGGCTGTATGATTACCAACGAATTCGCAAG GTATGTGACAAGCAAAAGGCTGTGATGTTAGCTGACATGGCACACATCAGTGGGCTTGTTGCTGCTGGTGTCATCCCATCACCATTCGAATTTGCCGATGTTGTTACAACCACAACACATAAATCACTTCGTGGGCCACGTGGAGCAATGATTTTCTTCAGAAAGggggtaaaagagattaacAAACAAGGACAAGAA GTGATGTATGACTATGAAGACAAAATCAATCAGGCCGTCTTCCCTGGACTTCAAGGTGGCCCTCACAATCATACAATAAGTGCCTTGGCTGTTGCATTGAAACAG GCCATGACACCAGAGTACAAGGCATATCAAGAGCAAGTTCTGAGTAATTGCTCAAAGTTTGCAGAG ACTCTTTTAGCTAGTGGCTATGAACTTGTATCTGGGGGAACTGATAACCATCTTGTTTTGGTCAATTTACGGAACAAG GGGATTGATGGTTCAAGGGTTGAAAAAGTCCTGGAGTCGGTACACATTGCAGCAAATAAAAATACTGTTCCAGGGGATGTATCTGCAATGGTGCCTGGGGGCATTAGAATGG GAACCCCTGCTCTCACTTCTAGAGGATTTGCTGAAGAAGATTTCGTCGAAGTGGCCAAGTTCTTCGATGCAGCCGTGAAGCTGGCTCTGAAGATCAAAGCTGAGACTAAAG GTACAAAATTGAAGGACTTTGTGGCAGCAATGAAGGATGCTAACTTACAATCTGAGATTACTAAGCTACGGCATGAGGTTGAAGAGTATGCCAAACAATTTCCAACAATTGGGTTCGAGAAAGAAACAATGAAACACAAGGACTGA
- the LOC113712064 gene encoding pentatricopeptide repeat-containing protein At4g14850-like, protein MILYFYPVIQGKFNPVQRLQTHKKYEITYFHFSDTPKQYCSRNNQTRNSATQQRDLNHFSSFRLSKLMASLPSAVVGNTLKLDPDFKRHIPPSLTFDKKNYGNNAQLDKALDPFSMEFNEAIAIVKECSLKVESAAYLPLLQECIDKNSVSEAQVIHAHIIKTGTHQDWFLMTFLVNVYAKFGTVGNARKVFDSLPRRNVVSWTSLMSSYIKSSEPERAIGVFEEMLEAGVYPTNYTLGLVLNACSSLSDIELGKQIHGFILKYRIADDTSIGNALCSLYSKNGILDSAVKVFQSIEEKNVISWTGVISACGDNGNPAKGLDFFVEMLLEGAEPNEFTLTSVLSLCCVIQALEVGMQVQSLSIKLGYGSNLRVMNAVMYLYLKNGCISEANQLFDAMDIVSLVSWNAMIAGHAQMIDLAEDGVSAHQSGIQALKMFLRLHRSGLKPDLFTFSSVLDVCSSLAAAEQGQQVHAQTIKSGFLSDVVVGTALVDMYGKCGSIQGASKAFLEMSTRTMISWTAMITAFARHGQSRQALQLFEDMRFVGVKPNKITFVGVLAACSHAGMVDEGLAYFNMMKNECKIKPVMDHYGCLIDMFVRLGRLEEAFDLIKKMDFEPNEVMWSMLIAGCRSHGKLDLAFQAAEQLLNLNPKDSETYLSLLNLYFVAERWKDVSRVRKMMKAGKIGKLKDWSWMSIKDEVYSFKPDDQQGLMKEVEEYLADLHECVKTLGYEFQSNFEAINSEEQETTSSTVHHSEKMAVAFGLLNTPNAAPMRIKKSISMCKDCHNFVKYISISTSRTIIIRDSKKLHKFVNGKCSCGDFGSLL, encoded by the exons ATGATTCTATATTTCTATCCTGTAATTCAAGGAAAATTCAATCCCGTCCAAAGGCTccaaacacacaaaaaataCGAGATAACGTACTTCCATTTCTCAGACACCCCTAAACAATACTGCTCAAGGAATAACCAAACACGAAATTCAGCTACACAACAAAGGGATTTAAATCACTTTTCGAGCTTCAGACTATCCAAATTGATGGCCTCCTTGCCTTCTGCTGTAGTTGGCAACACACTCAAGCTCGATCCTGACTTCAAACGTCACATTCCACCTTCTCTTACATTCGATAAG aAAAACTATGGGAATAATGCACAACTGGATAAGGCTTTGGACCCTTTTAGTATGGAGTTCAATGAAGCAATTGCAATAGTAAAAGAATGTAGTCTGAAAGTTGAGTCCGCTGCTTATCTTCCACTGTTGCAAGAATGCATAGATAAGAATTCAGTTTCGGAAGCACAAGTAATTCATGCCCATATCATAAAAACTGGCACGCATCAAGATTGGTTTCTCATGACATTTCTTGTTAATGTATATGCAAAATTTGGTACGGTGGGAAATGCTAGGAAAGTATTTGACAGTTTGCCTAGGAGAAATGTGGTTTCTTGGACCTCCTTGATGTCCAGTTATATTAAAAGTTCAGAGCCAGAGCGTGCTATTGGTGTTTTTGAAGAAATGTTGGAAGCTGGGGTGTATCCCACGAATTATACGTTGGGGCTTGTTTTGAATGCTTGTTCATCATTATCGGATATTGAATTAGGGAAGCAAATTCATggttttattttgaaatatcgGATTGCGGATGACACGAGCATTGGAAATGCACTTTGTAGTTTGTATTCTAAAAACGGGATTTTGGATTCCGCAGTTAAGGTATTTCAAAgcattgaggaaaagaatgttATTTCGTGGACTGGTGTGATATCAGCTTGTGGGGATAATGGGAACCCTGCCAAGGGGTTGGATTTTTTTGTTGAGATGCTACTTGAGGGTGCAGAGCCAAATGAGTTTACATTGACTAGCGTGTTGAGTCTGTGCTGTGTAATCCAGGCTTTGGAAGTTGGGATGCAGGTTCAGTCTTTGAGCATTAAACTTGGTTATGGATCTAATTTACGTGTGATGAATGCGGTCATGTATTTGTACTTGAAAAATGGATGCATTAGTGAGGCGAACCAGTTGTTTGATGCAATGGACATCGTCAGCTTGGTATCATGGAATGCTATGATTGCGGGCCATGCTCAGATGATAGATCTTGCAGAAGATGGAGTCTCAGCACATCAAAGTGGGATTCAGGCTCTCAAGATGTTTTTGAGATTGCACCGGTCTGGTTTAAAGCCAGATTTATTCACCTTCTCAAGTGTATTGGATGTATGCAGTAGTTTGGCTGCTGCGGAACAAGGACAACAGGTTCACGCTCAAACAATTAAATCTGGGTTCTTGTCTGATGTAGTTGTTGGAACTGCTTTAGTCGACATGTACGGCAAATGTGGAAGCATTCAGGGAGCAAGTAAAGCTTTTCTTGAGATGTCCACCAGGACTATGATATCCTGGACTGCAATGATTACTGCTTTTGCCAGGCATGGCCAGTCACGACAGGCATTACAGCTTTTTGAGGATATGAGGTTTGTTGGAGTAAAGCCAAACAAGATTACTTTTGTAGGCGTTCTTGCAGCTTGCAGCCATGCTGGAATGGTCGATGAAGGATTGGCTTACTTCAACATGATGAAAAATGAGTGTAAAATCAAGCCTGTGATGGACCATTATGGATGCCTGATCGATATGTTTGTGAGGTTAGGTCGGTTGGAAGAAGCTTTTGACCTTATCAAAAAGATGGATTTTGAGCCCAACGAAGTTATGTGGTCAATGCTAATTGCAGGCTGTAGAAGTCATGGGAAATTAGATTTGGCTTTTCAGGCAGCGGAGCAACTGCTCAACCTTAATCCAAAGGACTCAGAGACGTATTTGTCGTTGTTAAATTTGTACTTCGTTGCAGAGAGATGGAAGGATGTTTCAAGggtgagaaaaatgatgaaagctggaaaaataggaaaaCTGAAAGATTGGAGCTGGATGAGCATTAAAGACGAGGTTTATTCATTTAAGCCCGATGATCAACAAGGTTTGATGAAAGAGGTCGAAGAATATCTGGCGGATTTACATGAGTGCGTAAAGACTCTTGGATACGAATTCCAATCAAATTTTGAGGCTATAAATTCTGAAGAGCAAGAAACAACTTCGTCTACCGTTCATCACAGCGAAAAAATGGCAGTTGCGTTTGGGCTGTTGAATACACCAAATGCTGCACCAATGCGGATTAAGAAGAGCATTAGCATGTGTAAGGATTGCCATAATTTTGTTAAATATATCTCAATATCAACTTCAAGGACAATTATAATCCGAGACAGCAAAAAGCTGCATAAATTTGTTAATGGAAAGTGTTCATGTGGGGATTTCGGCAGTCTCCTTTGA
- the LOC113711187 gene encoding oligopeptide transporter 2 — protein sequence MASMDIHLDDSTTKDPKCNSSDADDDVVDPDEISPVEQVRLTVPTHDDPSIPVWTFRMWFLGILSCGLLAFLNTFFGYRTEPLIITMISAQVATLPVGKFMAKVLPEKKFKIPGFGSREFSLNPGPFNIKEHALISIFANTGSGFGSGAAYAISIVDIVKVFYHRKISFLASWILVVTTQVLGYGWAGIIRKYVVEAAEMWWPASLVQVSLLRALHEKDSRRMSRGKFFLIAVTCSFSWYTFPGLLFPTLSSLSVLCLVFPRSITAQQIGSGLKGLGIGAFTFDWSVIASFLGSPLVSPFFATVNILVGYVAAIYVLIPIAYWGLNLYNANKYPFFSPHLFDSQGQPYNVSAIVNDNFELDLPTYEKQGRIHITMFFAIAYALNFATVIATIVHVACFNGKDIYRRFMASNKGKPDIHTKLMRKYEDVPSWWFGLLLSFSLALSLLLCIFLNDQVQLPWWGLLFAAGIALLFTLPISTITATTNQTPGLNVITEYVFGIIHPGRPVANVCFKTYGYISMSQAVAFLNDFKLGHYMKIPPRSMFIVQFLGTIIAGTINISTAWYMLTSIENICHPELLPPDSPWTCPGDNTFYSASVIWGLIGPMRIFGRLGDYSALNWGFIIGGLAPILVWLTHKTFPSQDWIKLVNFPVLFGATSLMFPATSVNYNGWFVVGIVFNYFVYRYKKKWWQRYNYILSAGLDAGLAFMGVLLYFCLQYENKTISWWGSEGDHCNLASCPTAMGIEVDGCPLQH from the exons ATGGCGTCTATGGATATACACCTAGATGATTCAACCACGAAAGATCCAAAATGCAACAGCTCTGATGCTGATGATGATGTTGTAGACCCTGATGAAATTTCCCCTGTAGAACAAGTTCGATTGACGGTCCCAACCCATGATGATCCTTCCATCCCAGTGTGGACTTTTCGAATGTGGTTTCTTGGGATATTATCATGTGGGCTTCTGGCTTTTCTCAACACATTCTTCGGTTACAGAACTGAACCACTTATCATAACTATGATTTCTGCACAAGTTGCCACATTGCCTGTAGGAAAATTTATGGCCAAAGTCCTACCAGAAAAGAAATTTAAGATACCGGGTTTTGGTTCCAGGGAATTTTCGTTGAATCCAGGGCCATTTAATATTAAAGAGCACGCATTAATCTCGATATTTGCTAATACTGGCAGTGGATTTGGGAGTGGAGCTGCTTATGCTATTAGTATTGTGGATATTGTCAAGGTTTTTTATCACagaaaaatttctttcttggctAGTTGGATTCTTGTTGTCACAACCCAG GTCTTGGGATATGGTTGGGCTGGGATTATTAGAAAGTATGTTGTGGAAGCTGCAGAGATGTGGTGGCCAGCGAGTCTTGTTCAAGTTTCTCTTCTCAG GGCTCTCCATGAGAAAGATAGTAGGCGCATGTCAAGGGGGAAATTCTTTCTAATTGCAGTAACCTGCAGCTTCTCTTGGTACACATTTCCTGGCCTACTGTTTCCAACCTTGTCGAGCCTTTCGGTCCTCTGCTTGGTGTTTCCCCGCTCAATAACGGCTCAACAAATTGGTTCAGGGCTAAAAGGGCTTGGTATAGGAGCCTTCACTTTCGATTGGTCTGTCATAGCTTCGTTCCTGGGAAGCCCTCTTGTCTCTCCATTCTTTGCAACTGTCAATATTTTGGTGGGCTATGTAGCAGCAATCTATGTCTTGATTCCTATAGCTTACTGGGGTCTCAACTTGTACAATGCGAACAAATATCCGTTCTTCTCTCCGCATTTGTTTGACAGCCAGGGGCAGCCATATAATGTATCGGCTATTGTGAATGACAACTTTGAGCTAGACTTGCCAACATATGAGAAGCAGGGACGAATACATATCACCATGTTTTTTGCTATTGCTTACGCCCTTAATTTCGCTACTGTGATTGCCACAATCGTTCACGTGGCTTGTTTTAATGGAAA AGATATTTATCGTCGCTTCATGGCTTCAAACAAAGGAAAACCAGACATTCACACAAAACTCATGAGGAAATACGAGGATGTTCCTTCCTGGTGGTTTGGCCTCCTGCTTTCATTCTCATTGGCTCTCTCACTCTTGCTTTGCATATTCTTGAACGATCAGGTTCAATTGCCCTGGTGGGGACTCCTTTTTGCTGCTGGAATTGCTCTACTCTTTACCCTCCCAATAAGCACCATAACAGCCACCACAAATCAG ACACCTGGGCTAAACGTCATTACAGAATATGTTTTCGGCATAATACATCCCGGCAGGCCTGTGGCCAATGTTTGCTTTAAAACTTATGGATACATAAGCATGAGTCAAGCTGTTGCATTTCTGAATGATTTTAAGCTAGGCCACTACATGAAGATTCCTCCAAGGTCCATGTTCATCGTTCAG TTCCTTGGAACAATCATTGCGGGGACAATCAACATTTCTACAGCTTGGTACATGTTAACAAGCATCGAGAACATATGCCATCCAGAACTACTTCCACCTGATAGTCCTTGGACCTGTCCTGGTGACAATACCTTTTATAGTGCATCAGTAATATGGGGTTTAATTGGACCAATGCGAATCTTCGGGCGACTTGGCGATTATTCTGCCCTTAATTGGGGTTTCATTATAGGTGGTCTAGCTCCCATTTTGGTATGGTTGACACACAAAACATTCCCTAGCCAGGACTGGATCAAGCTTGTAAACTTCCCAGTACTTTTTGGAGCTACAAGTTTGATGTTTCCTGCTACCTCTGTGAACTACAATGGCTGGTTTGTTGTCGGAATTGTATTCAATTACTTCGTTTATCGGTATAAAAAGAAATGGTGGCAGAGGTACAACTATATTCTATCAGCTGGACTGGATGCTGGCTTGGCTTTCATGGGGGTGCTGTTGTATTTCTGCCTCCAATATGAGAACAAAACCATTTCCTGGTGGGGAAGCGAAGGAGACCATTGCAATTTGGCTAGTTGTCCAACAGCCATGGGCATTGAAGTTGATGGATGTCCATTGCAACATTAG